A single region of the Hyphomicrobiales bacterium genome encodes:
- a CDS encoding NIPSNAP protein, which produces MIVEIRTYTFRSGTMAQYLKAFERIGFALQKKYLGECIGFLTSETGPIEQVVQIFGYESWEDRESRRTALYADESFKTMSEELHPLIQSKDSQIFRSVPFAGR; this is translated from the coding sequence ATGATCGTCGAAATTCGCACCTATACTTTCCGCTCAGGTACCATGGCTCAATATCTCAAGGCCTTCGAGCGCATCGGCTTTGCGCTGCAGAAGAAATATCTGGGCGAATGCATCGGCTTCCTTACTTCCGAAACGGGCCCCATCGAACAGGTGGTGCAGATTTTCGGCTATGAAAGCTGGGAGGACAGGGAGAGCCGGCGGACGGCGCTCTATGCGGATGAAAGCTTCAAGACCATGAGCGAAGAACTGCATCCACTCATTCAAAGCAAGGATAGCCAGATCTTCCGTTCAGTTCCGTTCGCGGGACGATAA